CTGGGCCGGACATCTCCCTCGTCGTGGGCTTCCGGGGCCAGGTTGGGGTATTCGCCATAAAGCCCACCGGCAACTTGGTCGCCGATGAGGAAGGCGACGCCGCCCGCGCCGTGATCGGTGCCCGAGTTGTTCTCGGCTATGCGTCTACCAAACTCCGAGAACACCAGGACTAACGTATTGCGGCGCAGCCCCAGCTTGTCTAAGTCTGCGAAAAAGCAATCAAGAGCCGACGAGATCTTCTCCCACAGCCGAGCATGGGTCACCATCTCGTCTGTGTGGGTGTCGAAGCCGCTGATATTTGTATAGAAGATGCGGGTTCCCAGATTTCCTGCCATCACGGTGGCCACTCCCCGTAGGTCCGTGGCGATCTGGTTGTGCTCGGGGTATTCGACTTGCGAGCGGTAGGTGGCGGCTGCGCTCCTCAACATCTCGATCCCTTGTTGCGCGGCACAGCCGGTGCCGAGCAAACGAGGGGATCCCCAAGACGCGCTCGGTTCTGGCCCGCGGGAGTAAGCCCGGTCGACCACCGCCAACAAGCGGTTGCGCGTGTCCCCTGGTTCGACGTCCGGAAACAGGCCGTACTTATCAAGACTGCTCACCGACGCCACGGGAACGCCCGGCAGCGACAGTGCCCTGGGCAGGCCGCGCCCGAAGTTGACGGCCAGCACCGGGTTGATGTGCCGGGGGTCAAGACCGCGGACAACTTTCGCCAACCAGCCCTCGAGCTTCACCTCGTCTTCTGGCATGGCCGTGTGCCAAATATCCATAGACCGGAAGTGCGAACGGCTGTGATTCGGGTAGCCAATCCCTAAAACAGCCGCCACTTTTCCTTGCTCGTAGAGGCGGGCGATGGGCGCCATGGCGGAGCTGAGGCCGACCCGATGATCGAGGGGCAAGACGGCGTCGTCTCTAAGAGCTACATTGGGCCGGAAGTCGTAGTAGCGGCCGTCCGCGTAGGGCACCACCGTATTCAGATAGTCGTTACCGCCCGAGAGCTGCACCACCACCAGCCGCGTCGGCTCTGAGGATGCAGTAACCGAATGAGGCACGTTCTACACCTTTCCTGAAGTCTTCTAATGAGTCGTTGTCTGCTCGCTGGCTCAGCAGTACTGATAGTCAGGGGTCGACACGATCGCCTTGAGCAACTCCACCGTGCGCTGCTGAACGGCATGGGGATCGTCGTCGCATGGTGGTGTGTCAGTGAGGGATTCGGCCAGAACCCGTCGCGTCTGAGCCGAAAGCCGTAGCGACCCCATTGCTTCCAGACAGGCATCGATCCAGGCGACCGGCTGCTTATCGGCGAGATTTCCGACCCGCTCCAGGATGCGACGTACCCCCGGGGCCTCGGGGCGGCCGATCTCTTCGCTGGCGCAGTTGATCCGTTCGATCAACCCCGCGGTGTCAACCCACTCCTCACCCTCGTGCCAACCCTCCACAGAAGGAGGGTTGAGGAGCGACTGGCCCATGAAGTGCGCGTCTTGTGCGATCTCGGCCACGTCGTTGGTCGGTAGTGACCAGCGGTCGGTAAGACGGGCTGTACCTACCATCAGCTCTATCGGACTTTTGACCTTGCGGTAGTGCACCCGCTGCGATCGGAAGTGATCGGACAGGAAGATGGACCGCAGCACGCCGCGAACATCGCCGTCATTCTCCATGAAAACAGCAGCAAGCCTGGCGATCTCGGCCCAGCCTGACTCATCAGGCTCATCCGCGACGAAGAAGCGGTAGAGACGCTCGCAGATGAAGCGAGCGGTTGCCGGCTGCTTGACAATGATGGCAATCACTTCGTCGCCGTTGAAGGCGCCGACGTGGCCCAGAAAGGTCTTGTCGTTGACGTCGTGGTCGGAA
The nucleotide sequence above comes from Mycobacterium malmoense. Encoded proteins:
- a CDS encoding DUF1501 domain-containing protein, translated to MPHSVTASSEPTRLVVVQLSGGNDYLNTVVPYADGRYYDFRPNVALRDDAVLPLDHRVGLSSAMAPIARLYEQGKVAAVLGIGYPNHSRSHFRSMDIWHTAMPEDEVKLEGWLAKVVRGLDPRHINPVLAVNFGRGLPRALSLPGVPVASVSSLDKYGLFPDVEPGDTRNRLLAVVDRAYSRGPEPSASWGSPRLLGTGCAAQQGIEMLRSAAATYRSQVEYPEHNQIATDLRGVATVMAGNLGTRIFYTNISGFDTHTDEMVTHARLWEKISSALDCFFADLDKLGLRRNTLVLVFSEFGRRIAENNSGTDHGAGGVAFLIGDQVAGGLYGEYPNLAPEAHDEGDVRPSTDFRALYASVLEQFLDVDSKDILGRGATFDQLPLKATA
- a CDS encoding DUF1800 domain-containing protein, producing MTSSALANPAPAESRATSDREEMAHLLRRAGFGASADELDAHLAVGYTATVDALLNSSEETATYGYCAGQDLVDRYFTASVGPRGVEYAWPQWMWRLLTTNRLLQEKMALFWHGLFATGATKYPLPVSAQLQQIEMFRHRGMGSFEELLRCLSRDPAMLFWLDNQSNHKDAPNENYGRELLELFTMGLGNYAEADVKAAARAFTGWGVAPMMPSCYFLGTFPASFRYDDSDHDVNDKTFLGHVGAFNGDEVIAIIVKQPATARFICERLYRFFVADEPDESGWAEIARLAAVFMENDGDVRGVLRSIFLSDHFRSQRVHYRKVKSPIELMVGTARLTDRWSLPTNDVAEIAQDAHFMGQSLLNPPSVEGWHEGEEWVDTAGLIERINCASEEIGRPEAPGVRRILERVGNLADKQPVAWIDACLEAMGSLRLSAQTRRVLAESLTDTPPCDDDPHAVQQRTVELLKAIVSTPDYQYC